The following are from one region of the Paenibacillus bovis genome:
- a CDS encoding family 16 glycosylhydrolase, with product MKKKWFSLLLSTVCAAGLVTPWNADLQTAEASSSSNWVPIWSDDFNGPNGSGVDTSKWNQEIGNNNGWGNNELEYYTNRTNNSYMENGNLVIQALKENYQGSQYTSARLTTANKFNVKYGKIDIRAKVPYGKGIWPAAWMLGSDIGSNPWPASGEIDVMEYIGPPAPNTVYGTIHGPGYSGDKGLSAGYTIGEPFSNAFHNYTVEWEPGVIRWYVDGKLYHTRTPADVGDNTWAYDKPFFLLLNLAVGGNWPGYPDANTAFPQKLLVDYVHVFQREGGYNIVALKAGANGKYVTAEDYGKGALIARSDNVSTWERFELVDLGSNRVALRSMINGKYVSADNNGASPLIANKTAIGTWETFEIGTTADGKRTLKSLANNSYVTADNTGSSPLIANRANVGGAWETFEVVKQ from the coding sequence ATGAAGAAAAAGTGGTTCTCTCTTTTGCTGTCTACTGTATGTGCTGCCGGATTGGTGACTCCATGGAATGCAGATCTGCAGACAGCAGAAGCTTCTTCCTCCAGCAATTGGGTACCGATCTGGTCCGATGATTTTAACGGACCCAATGGAAGCGGCGTAGATACGTCCAAATGGAATCAGGAGATCGGCAACAATAACGGCTGGGGCAATAACGAGCTGGAATACTACACAAACCGTACCAACAACTCCTATATGGAAAATGGCAATCTGGTTATCCAGGCGTTAAAAGAGAATTATCAGGGTTCCCAATACACTTCAGCACGCCTGACAACTGCCAACAAATTCAACGTCAAATACGGAAAAATCGATATCCGCGCCAAAGTTCCCTATGGCAAAGGAATATGGCCGGCTGCCTGGATGCTGGGCAGTGATATTGGCAGCAATCCCTGGCCGGCGAGCGGCGAGATTGATGTGATGGAGTATATCGGGCCACCCGCACCCAATACGGTTTATGGAACGATTCATGGTCCGGGTTACTCGGGTGACAAAGGATTATCTGCCGGTTATACAATTGGCGAACCGTTCAGCAATGCGTTTCATAACTATACGGTGGAATGGGAACCAGGCGTGATCCGCTGGTATGTAGACGGCAAGCTGTATCATACCCGTACTCCTGCTGATGTGGGTGACAACACATGGGCTTACGACAAACCGTTTTTCCTGCTGCTTAATCTGGCTGTAGGCGGCAACTGGCCGGGGTATCCGGATGCAAACACTGCTTTCCCGCAAAAACTGCTGGTTGATTATGTACATGTATTCCAGCGTGAAGGCGGCTATAATATCGTAGCACTCAAAGCAGGAGCCAATGGCAAATATGTTACAGCTGAAGATTATGGCAAGGGTGCATTGATCGCCCGCTCGGATAATGTCAGTACCTGGGAACGCTTTGAACTGGTGGATCTGGGCAGCAATCGCGTAGCCCTACGCTCCATGATCAATGGCAAATATGTATCTGCAGACAATAATGGTGCCAGCCCGTTAATTGCCAACAAAACGGCTATCGGTACCTGGGAGACTTTTGAAATAGGCACAACAGCAGATGGCAAGCGTACACTGAAATCGCTGGCCAATAATAGTTATGTCACGGCCGACAATACCGGTAGCAGTCCGCTTATTGCCAATCGTGCCAATGTAGGCGGAGCCTGGGAAACTTTTGAAGTAGTAAAGCAATAG
- the rhaD gene encoding rhamnulose-1-phosphate aldolase: protein MHTMMPEHQPIAIAPDQIPFVREMAQITRSMWRFGWDERNGGNVSCILEEQEVARYIDVNQVIRRFQPAFPVHELAGRYFIVTGSGKYFKNIIDDPEGNLGVLRVSYDGEHLELLWGLKNGAVPTSELPAHFMSHIERLKVDPQHRVVMHNHATHTLAMTFVHTLEENAFTRTLWEMCTECIVVFPDGIGVIPWMVPGSSEIGRATALKMKEHRAVLWPQHGIFGTGATIDEAFGLIETIEKAAQIYMKIAHLPIRQRITSQQLTDLAQAFGVTPRPGILDMQTDTQQTK, encoded by the coding sequence ATGCATACGATGATGCCTGAGCACCAGCCAATTGCGATTGCACCGGACCAGATTCCATTTGTGCGCGAGATGGCGCAGATTACCCGCAGTATGTGGCGTTTTGGTTGGGACGAGCGTAATGGTGGAAATGTCAGCTGCATTTTGGAGGAACAAGAAGTTGCCCGGTATATAGATGTTAATCAGGTGATTCGGCGCTTTCAGCCAGCTTTTCCGGTGCATGAACTGGCAGGGCGGTATTTTATTGTGACCGGCTCAGGCAAATATTTTAAAAATATCATCGATGATCCCGAAGGTAATCTGGGAGTACTGCGTGTATCCTATGATGGAGAACATCTCGAACTGCTCTGGGGATTGAAAAATGGTGCTGTACCGACCAGCGAGCTTCCGGCTCACTTTATGAGTCATATCGAACGGCTCAAAGTAGATCCGCAGCATCGTGTGGTGATGCACAATCATGCGACCCATACACTGGCGATGACTTTTGTGCATACCCTGGAGGAGAACGCATTTACCAGAACGCTATGGGAGATGTGTACGGAATGTATTGTTGTATTTCCGGATGGTATTGGTGTGATTCCCTGGATGGTACCCGGTTCCAGCGAGATCGGGCGCGCTACAGCTCTCAAAATGAAAGAGCATCGTGCCGTGTTATGGCCGCAGCATGGAATTTTCGGAACAGGTGCAACGATTGATGAAGCATTTGGTCTGATTGAGACCATTGAAAAGGCTGCACAAATTTATATGAAAATTGCGCATTTGCCAATTCGGCAGCGGATCACCAGTCAGCAGCTGACAGATTTGGCACAGGCATTCGGCGTAACTCCGCGACCCGGCATCTTGGATATGCAGACAGATACACAGCAAACAAAATGA
- the mbcS gene encoding acyl-CoA synthetase MbcS: MKYQEWTAPEQYNLTSEMERHNPAKTALKWLNDKGDTQEITYGELLKQANRLANGLLKLGLKQGDRVLVMVPRQITAYIIYLACLKSGLVIIPSSEMLRAKDLAYRLHHSEARAVIAWSSVTGEVDKIDEELPAWSFRISVAADQSETAEGWLDLNTMMQGEEEQFEAVATHRDDMAILAYTSGTTGNPKGVVHSHGWAYAHLRITGPWLDIHEDDMVWATAAPGWQKWIWSPFLSVLGRGATGLVYNGAFQPHKYLELIQQYGVQVLCCTPTEYRLMAKLEDLGSYNLSSLRSAVSAGEPLNQEVIHTFNREFGLTIRDGYGQTESTLLIGNLTDTQIRLGAMGQSMSPGLVEIIDEEGQPVPAGEVGNIAVRTDMPALFKTYYLDPERKAENVNGDYFITGDRARKDEDGYFWFEGRGDDIIISSGYTIGPFEVEEALMKHSAVKECAAVASPDEIRGHVVKAFIVLKDGVEGTPELARELQNHVKQWTAPYKYPRKIEFITDLPKTSSGKIRRIELREQEKKANS, from the coding sequence ATGAAATATCAGGAATGGACTGCACCCGAGCAATACAATCTAACCTCCGAAATGGAGAGACATAACCCTGCCAAAACAGCACTCAAATGGCTGAATGACAAGGGAGATACACAGGAAATTACGTATGGCGAACTGCTCAAGCAGGCGAATCGTCTGGCAAATGGTCTGCTCAAACTCGGCCTCAAACAGGGCGATCGTGTGCTGGTCATGGTACCAAGACAGATTACTGCCTATATTATATATCTGGCCTGTCTCAAAAGCGGGCTGGTTATTATTCCATCTTCGGAAATGCTGCGCGCCAAAGATCTTGCTTATCGACTGCACCACTCGGAAGCTCGTGCAGTTATCGCCTGGTCCAGTGTCACCGGAGAAGTAGACAAAATCGATGAGGAACTGCCGGCATGGTCGTTCCGTATCTCTGTCGCTGCGGATCAGTCGGAAACGGCAGAAGGCTGGCTGGATCTTAACACCATGATGCAAGGAGAAGAAGAGCAGTTCGAAGCGGTAGCTACCCACCGTGACGATATGGCTATTCTGGCTTATACCTCCGGAACCACCGGTAATCCCAAAGGCGTTGTGCACAGTCATGGCTGGGCGTATGCTCATCTGCGTATTACAGGTCCATGGCTTGATATCCATGAAGACGATATGGTCTGGGCCACTGCTGCACCAGGCTGGCAAAAATGGATATGGAGTCCATTCCTGTCCGTTCTCGGACGCGGTGCGACCGGACTGGTCTATAACGGTGCATTCCAGCCCCATAAATACCTGGAGCTGATTCAGCAGTACGGAGTACAAGTACTGTGCTGTACCCCAACCGAGTATCGGCTGATGGCCAAACTGGAAGATCTGGGTAGCTACAATCTATCCAGTCTGCGCAGCGCTGTATCTGCTGGAGAGCCGCTCAATCAGGAAGTCATTCATACCTTTAACCGTGAGTTCGGACTGACTATTCGTGATGGATACGGCCAGACCGAAAGTACGTTGCTGATCGGTAACCTGACGGATACCCAGATTCGACTGGGCGCAATGGGACAATCCATGTCTCCGGGACTGGTCGAGATTATAGATGAAGAAGGTCAGCCTGTACCTGCAGGAGAAGTAGGTAATATCGCGGTTCGTACCGATATGCCTGCTTTGTTCAAAACCTATTATCTGGACCCGGAACGCAAAGCGGAAAACGTCAACGGAGATTACTTTATTACCGGTGACCGTGCCCGTAAAGATGAAGACGGTTATTTCTGGTTTGAAGGACGGGGCGACGATATTATTATCAGTTCCGGCTATACGATCGGTCCGTTTGAAGTAGAAGAAGCACTTATGAAACATTCGGCTGTCAAAGAATGTGCTGCCGTAGCCAGTCCTGATGAAATCCGCGGACATGTAGTCAAAGCATTTATCGTATTAAAAGACGGAGTAGAGGGAACACCTGAACTCGCAAGAGAGCTGCAAAATCATGTTAAACAATGGACAGCTCCCTACAAATATCCGCGCAAAATTGAATTTATCACCGATCTCCCAAAAACCAGTTCCGGCAAAATCCGTCGTATTGAACTGCGCGAACAGGAGAAAAAAGCCAATAGCTAA
- a CDS encoding putative bifunctional diguanylate cyclase/phosphodiesterase, producing the protein MNLINPAITYDLTFIAITILTYYFAILSRIELPFWLLHPFAGVPLIGSILLHGWPDTFKLYMAMGKHWRMEMHNQNFDMMFVIITFYSLSFLLMIMFIGYRKLKSSRAYEREQQMMLTIIRGSVVASIWLVFFFALSQIFPEIPIVPVDSLPTYAAIILAYTLRLAMHKHNFLATAEQRYKLLFTLSSSGVALMNSRGIVTESNPAFRAITGISESEGDIDILSILPNPDKSVYLEVIEKAFQERAFPQQMQMEIMSRSGLRYMVEVNSDFLQIEGELHSYLLVRDITVQQRNEQQLLELAFTDSLTGLANRYQFNMKLNEAVERAHHTGTRVVVMQMDLDHFKWINDTMGHSAGDILLCNVADLIRQHTPPGSIVARTGGDEFALLAELKSWQGEETAAEMANTILHAFAKQVVLGEKYYHVSCSIGVCLALRDGEDPETLLRNADIAMYAAKQLGRNQYHLFNAQLKSEAERDLLMQQGLETALLRNEFSLVYQPQVDSRTGIVFGVEALLRWHSAELGFVSPQDFVPVAEQNGTIRPIGEWVMQEAAEQAVRWLEAGYPEMQMSVNVSASQLSDPYFARKVEKVLMQTGLPAHLLCLEFTESAAIREEEQIMQICEEIVSMGVTLAVDDFGTGYSSMKTVTSFPFQFIKIDRSLIFDIDVNPRNVAVVRSVIELAEQLKMNVLAEGVEYRQHVELLQQLGCYHIQGYYYGRPMKVNDLEAWMSADTVSKSS; encoded by the coding sequence GTGAATCTGATTAATCCGGCTATTACGTATGATCTTACATTTATTGCGATTACGATCCTTACTTATTATTTTGCGATCCTCAGCCGGATTGAGCTGCCATTCTGGCTGCTTCATCCTTTTGCAGGTGTTCCACTGATAGGTAGTATATTGCTGCATGGATGGCCGGATACATTTAAGCTGTATATGGCCATGGGCAAGCATTGGCGTATGGAAATGCACAACCAGAATTTTGATATGATGTTTGTTATTATCACATTTTATTCCCTGTCCTTCCTGCTTATGATTATGTTTATCGGTTACCGCAAGCTGAAAAGCAGCCGTGCCTACGAGCGGGAACAGCAGATGATGCTGACAATTATCCGTGGGAGTGTAGTGGCATCGATCTGGCTGGTTTTCTTTTTTGCCCTCAGTCAGATCTTCCCCGAGATTCCGATTGTCCCTGTAGATAGTCTGCCAACGTATGCAGCGATTATCCTCGCTTATACCCTGCGCCTGGCGATGCACAAGCATAATTTTCTCGCCACGGCAGAGCAGCGGTACAAATTATTATTCACTCTTTCCAGCAGTGGCGTAGCATTGATGAATTCCCGGGGAATTGTAACCGAATCGAACCCTGCATTTCGTGCGATTACCGGCATATCCGAAAGTGAAGGAGATATCGATATTCTTTCGATTTTGCCGAATCCCGATAAGAGTGTATACCTGGAGGTTATCGAAAAGGCTTTTCAGGAACGTGCTTTTCCCCAGCAGATGCAGATGGAGATTATGAGTCGGTCGGGTCTGCGCTATATGGTAGAAGTGAACAGTGACTTTTTGCAGATTGAAGGTGAACTGCATTCCTATTTGCTGGTACGTGATATTACTGTGCAGCAGCGTAATGAACAACAGCTACTGGAGCTTGCTTTTACCGATTCACTGACCGGGCTCGCCAATCGCTACCAGTTCAATATGAAGCTCAATGAAGCGGTGGAACGGGCACATCATACGGGTACAAGAGTAGTCGTTATGCAGATGGATCTGGACCATTTCAAATGGATTAATGATACGATGGGCCATTCGGCAGGCGATATTCTGCTCTGCAATGTAGCCGATCTGATCCGTCAGCATACGCCTCCGGGCAGCATTGTAGCACGGACAGGCGGTGATGAATTCGCCCTTCTGGCGGAGCTGAAGAGCTGGCAGGGAGAAGAGACAGCAGCAGAGATGGCCAATACCATTTTGCATGCTTTTGCCAAGCAGGTCGTACTGGGCGAAAAGTATTATCATGTCTCCTGCAGTATCGGCGTCTGTCTGGCTTTGCGCGATGGAGAAGATCCGGAGACGCTGCTGCGTAATGCCGATATTGCCATGTATGCGGCCAAACAGCTGGGGCGCAATCAGTATCATCTGTTTAATGCGCAGCTGAAAAGTGAAGCGGAACGTGATCTGCTGATGCAGCAAGGATTGGAGACGGCTCTGCTGCGTAATGAATTTTCGCTCGTCTACCAGCCTCAGGTGGATAGCCGTACAGGTATAGTATTTGGTGTAGAAGCACTGCTGCGCTGGCATTCTGCTGAATTGGGATTTGTATCTCCCCAGGATTTTGTACCGGTTGCCGAGCAGAATGGAACGATTCGTCCTATTGGGGAATGGGTTATGCAGGAAGCGGCCGAGCAGGCAGTACGATGGCTGGAAGCCGGCTATCCGGAAATGCAGATGTCTGTCAATGTATCGGCAAGTCAGCTAAGCGATCCTTATTTTGCACGTAAAGTAGAGAAGGTGCTAATGCAGACCGGTTTGCCGGCTCATCTGCTTTGTCTGGAATTTACAGAAAGTGCAGCGATTCGCGAAGAAGAGCAGATTATGCAAATCTGCGAGGAAATCGTCAGTATGGGTGTGACGCTGGCTGTTGATGATTTTGGTACCGGCTATTCATCGATGAAGACAGTAACCAGTTTTCCATTCCAGTTTATCAAAATTGACCGGTCACTGATTTTTGATATCGATGTGAATCCGCGCAATGTTGCAGTTGTGCGTTCCGTGATCGAGCTTGCCGAACAGCTCAAGATGAACGTGCTGGCTGAGGGCGTAGAATATCGGCAGCATGTGGAACTGCTGCAACAGCTGGGATGCTATCATATCCAGGGATATTATTATGGTCGGCCGATGAAAGTAAATGATCTGGAAGCCTGGATGAGTGCGGACACAGTCAGCAAGTCTTCCTGA
- a CDS encoding aldo/keto reductase: MDYGYMGRSGLQVSRLCLGTMTYGDWDMDEQSSLSLLDRILDSGINFLDTADTYGKGTSEEIIGKSLKGRRDKFIVATKFKVRTAEGPNGEGASRYRIMRQVEASLKRLGTDYIDLYQIHRPDPYTPIDETLRALDTLVSQGKVRYIGCSNFEAWRMVESLWTSEKMNLERFVTNQLSYSLFNRYSEQEIIPAAKRHGLSILAYSPLAGGWLSGKYRRNKPLPAGSRGEQMDLATPHNQHKLDIVEQLAGLAETKGVTLSQFSLAWLLQRPEVIPIVGIRNEQQLADNLGALNIRLSDEEIQQIDRLIPSPYQDFSGDGSFTISRIAMK, encoded by the coding sequence ATGGATTATGGGTACATGGGTCGCAGCGGTCTGCAAGTATCGCGGCTGTGTCTTGGTACAATGACGTATGGAGATTGGGATATGGATGAACAGAGTTCGCTCTCTCTGCTGGACCGGATTCTGGATTCGGGTATTAATTTTCTGGATACAGCAGATACATATGGCAAAGGAACAAGCGAAGAAATTATCGGCAAGTCGCTCAAAGGAAGACGTGACAAATTTATTGTTGCTACCAAATTCAAGGTACGCACTGCTGAAGGTCCGAATGGAGAAGGTGCGAGCCGCTACCGGATTATGCGGCAGGTGGAAGCCAGTCTCAAACGGCTTGGCACCGACTATATCGATCTGTACCAGATCCATCGGCCTGACCCGTATACGCCGATCGATGAGACGCTGCGAGCGCTGGATACACTGGTATCCCAAGGGAAAGTACGTTATATCGGCTGTTCCAACTTTGAAGCATGGCGCATGGTTGAATCACTGTGGACAAGCGAGAAGATGAATCTGGAGCGTTTTGTAACCAATCAACTCTCCTATAGTTTGTTTAATCGCTACAGCGAACAGGAGATTATCCCGGCTGCCAAGCGGCACGGATTATCTATTCTGGCTTACTCCCCGCTTGCTGGCGGCTGGCTATCCGGCAAATATCGCAGGAATAAGCCGCTTCCCGCAGGTTCAAGAGGAGAGCAGATGGATCTCGCTACCCCGCATAATCAGCATAAGCTGGATATAGTAGAACAGTTGGCAGGATTGGCAGAAACCAAGGGAGTCACGCTCAGTCAGTTTTCGCTGGCCTGGCTGCTGCAGCGTCCGGAAGTAATTCCGATTGTAGGTATTCGCAATGAGCAGCAGCTGGCAGATAATCTGGGAGCACTGAATATCAGATTGTCCGACGAAGAGATTCAGCAGATTGACCGATTGATCCCGAGTCCGTATCAGGATTTCTCGGGGGATGGTAGCTTCACCATTTCCAGAATTGCGATGAAATAA
- a CDS encoding LysR family transcriptional regulator produces MTLQQLRYAIEIANCGSMNEAAKRLFISQPSLSNAIKELESELGISIFDRTNRGISISVEGMEFLGYARQIIEQAELIENRYHGSKRNLIHFSVSTQHYAFVSDAFVKLMEQTDINEYNLHLRETQTYNIIEDVKTLRSDIGILYINERNFKVMNKLFSDGNLMFTPLFNTSPHIFIRAGHPLAQKEMVTTQELSAYPYITFDQGANNSLHFSEEMITFSSVAKSIKVHDRATLANLLSGTDGYTVGTGILVSQFNYEQLVAVPLQTNEDFTVGWIAHKDRKPSEVASQYIDILNDLVSNSYLNMNQFLL; encoded by the coding sequence TTGACACTACAGCAGCTGCGGTATGCCATTGAAATTGCGAACTGCGGTTCCATGAACGAGGCGGCAAAGCGGCTTTTTATTTCGCAGCCAAGCCTTTCAAATGCCATCAAGGAACTGGAAAGCGAACTGGGAATATCCATCTTCGATCGTACCAATCGGGGGATTAGTATTTCTGTCGAAGGAATGGAATTTCTCGGATATGCCCGTCAGATTATCGAGCAGGCTGAACTGATCGAGAACCGATACCATGGAAGCAAGCGCAATCTGATTCATTTCTCCGTTTCTACGCAGCATTATGCTTTTGTATCGGATGCTTTTGTGAAGCTGATGGAGCAAACCGATATCAATGAATATAATCTGCATCTGCGGGAGACGCAGACCTACAATATTATCGAAGACGTGAAAACGTTGCGCAGTGATATCGGCATTCTGTATATTAATGAACGCAACTTCAAAGTAATGAACAAGCTGTTCAGCGATGGGAACCTGATGTTTACGCCGCTGTTCAATACCAGTCCGCATATTTTTATCCGGGCGGGTCATCCGCTGGCTCAAAAGGAAATGGTTACGACACAGGAGCTCAGTGCGTATCCGTATATTACGTTTGATCAGGGAGCAAACAATTCGCTGCACTTCTCGGAAGAAATGATCACATTCTCTTCGGTTGCCAAAAGTATCAAAGTGCATGACCGGGCGACACTCGCCAATCTGTTGTCCGGTACCGATGGCTATACAGTCGGAACAGGAATCCTGGTATCCCAGTTCAATTATGAGCAGCTGGTAGCTGTTCCGCTGCAGACGAATGAGGATTTTACAGTAGGATGGATTGCCCACAAAGACCGCAAGCCAAGCGAGGTCGCCTCCCAATATATCGATATACTGAATGATCTGGTGTCCAACAGCTATCTGAATATGAATCAATTTCTATTATAA